A genomic stretch from Arachis stenosperma cultivar V10309 chromosome 3, arast.V10309.gnm1.PFL2, whole genome shotgun sequence includes:
- the LOC130965803 gene encoding histone H2A.6-like translates to MAGRGKTLGSGNAKKSTSRSNKAGLQFPVGRIARFLKAGKYAKRVGARAPVYLAAVLEYLAAEVLELAGTAARDNNKTRILPRHIQLAVRNDEELRKLLEDVTIANGGVLPNIYNGTTQHLEGMTSASG, encoded by the exons ATGGCAGGTAGAGGCAAAACCCTAGGATCTGGCAACGCCAAAAAATCCACCTCTCGGAGCAACAAGGCCGGTCTTCAATTTCCCGTTGGTCGTATCGCGCGGTTCTTGAAAGCTGGAAAATATGCTAAGCGTGTTGGTGCCCGCGCCCCCGTTTACCTCGCTGCCGTCCTTGAGTACCTTGCGGCTGAG GTTCTTGAGTTGGCTGGGACTGCTGCAAGAGATAACAACAAGACTAGAATTCTGCCACGTCACATTCAATTGGCGGTTAGAAATGACGAAGAGCTGAGAAAACTTCTTGAAGATGTCACAATTGCCAATGGTGGTGTGCTGCCCAACATCTACAATGGAACGACCCAACACCTAGAAGGCATGACCAGTGCTAGTGGCTAG